The following proteins are encoded in a genomic region of Bradyrhizobium sp. SK17:
- a CDS encoding GNAT family N-acetyltransferase gives MADRARIRDYRSSDADEVNRLAVAAFDQFRHAFDDWPAMRAGLSRSSELSSSGEIVVADLGQRLAGAVGYFGPGVKKAAFFDQSWPVIRMLVVDPVDRGKGLGHALTSECLARARRDRCRTIALHTSPIMTVALPMYLKMGFSKLHDAPPIHGVPYAVYTKAL, from the coding sequence ATGGCCGACCGCGCGCGCATTCGAGACTATCGAAGCTCCGATGCCGACGAGGTCAACCGGCTCGCAGTTGCCGCCTTCGACCAATTCCGCCACGCCTTCGACGACTGGCCGGCGATGCGCGCCGGCCTGTCGCGAAGCTCCGAGCTGAGTTCCAGCGGCGAGATCGTCGTCGCCGATCTCGGCCAACGGCTTGCCGGCGCAGTCGGCTATTTCGGGCCCGGCGTCAAAAAGGCCGCATTCTTCGACCAGTCATGGCCGGTCATCCGGATGCTGGTCGTCGACCCCGTCGACAGGGGCAAGGGACTCGGGCATGCGTTGACGTCGGAATGCCTTGCCAGAGCGCGGCGCGACCGGTGCCGGACCATCGCGCTTCACACGAGCCCCATCATGACGGTCGCCTTGCCGATGTATCTGAAGATGGGCTTCAGCAAGCTCCATGACGCTCCGCCAATTCATGGCGTGCCCTACGCCGTCTACACGAAAGCGCTCTGA
- the lgt gene encoding prolipoprotein diacylglyceryl transferase, with translation MPFLLIDFPVFDPIALSLGPIVIRWYALAYIVGIVLGWIYARSLIKKDRLWGGPAPITLPQLDDFILWVTIGIIVGGRTGYVLFYNLPFFIAHPSEILELWKGGMSFHGGFLGCVAAVMLFARRNNIPILSLGDITTAVAPIGLFLGRIANFINSELWGRYADPSLPWAMIFPNGGPLPRHPSQLYEAGLEGIVLFTALAIMIRLGALKRPGLILGSFIAIYGIARIIGEHFREPDPQLGFLWGGLTMGMLLSVPMIIVGAIIITAALRRKPDGPAPGSTTTSST, from the coding sequence ATGCCGTTCCTGCTGATCGACTTTCCAGTGTTCGACCCCATCGCGCTCTCGCTCGGGCCGATCGTGATCCGCTGGTATGCGCTGGCCTATATCGTCGGCATCGTGCTGGGCTGGATCTACGCCCGCTCGCTGATCAAGAAGGACCGGCTGTGGGGCGGCCCGGCGCCGATCACGCTGCCGCAGCTCGACGATTTCATCCTCTGGGTCACCATCGGCATCATCGTCGGTGGCCGCACCGGCTACGTGCTGTTCTACAATCTGCCGTTCTTCATCGCGCACCCCTCCGAGATCCTCGAATTGTGGAAGGGCGGCATGTCGTTCCACGGCGGCTTCCTCGGCTGCGTCGCCGCGGTGATGCTGTTTGCCCGCCGCAACAACATCCCGATCCTGTCGCTCGGCGACATCACCACCGCGGTCGCGCCGATCGGCCTGTTCCTCGGCCGGATCGCCAATTTCATCAACAGCGAATTGTGGGGCCGCTACGCCGATCCAAGCCTGCCCTGGGCCATGATCTTCCCCAATGGCGGGCCGCTGCCGCGCCATCCGAGCCAGCTCTATGAGGCCGGCCTCGAGGGCATCGTACTGTTTACCGCGCTGGCGATCATGATCCGGCTCGGGGCGCTGAAGCGGCCCGGCCTGATCCTCGGCAGCTTCATTGCGATCTACGGCATTGCCCGGATCATCGGCGAGCATTTCAGGGAGCCCGATCCGCAGCTCGGCTTCCTGTGGGGCGGATTAACCATGGGGATGCTGCTGTCCGTGCCAATGATCATTGTCGGCGCTATCATCATCACCGCCGCTCTCCGCCGCAAGCCGGACGGGCCGGCGCCGGGCTCGACGACAACAAGTTCAACGTAG
- a CDS encoding class I SAM-dependent methyltransferase, producing the protein MPVWRYMELCLMHPRYGYYLSRDPLGREGDFTTSPEVSQMFGELLGLWSASIWRAIGSPETLRLIELGPGRGTMMSDALRALRVLPPLYQSLSIHLVEVNPVLREKQRATLTGVRNVTWHDSIDDVPEGPAVILANEYFDVLPVHQMVRRETGWHERTVGMDVNGSLYFAPAAEPTPHFEVLLPPLVRAAPLGAVFEWRPDNEIMKLATRVRDQDGAALIIDYGHLRSDAGDTFQAIARHSFADPLKNPGQADVTAHVDFQALAQAAEDVGAHVHGPATQGDFLKRLGVEARAAGLMAKATPEVSADVASALKRLTDSGRGGMGSMFKVMAISDPRLTSIAGLSDQPDETEQ; encoded by the coding sequence ATGCCGGTCTGGCGCTACATGGAATTGTGCCTGATGCATCCGCGCTACGGCTATTACCTGTCGCGCGATCCGCTGGGCCGCGAGGGCGATTTCACCACCTCGCCCGAGGTCAGCCAGATGTTCGGCGAGCTGCTCGGCCTGTGGAGCGCCTCGATCTGGCGCGCGATCGGCTCGCCGGAGACGCTCCGCCTGATCGAGCTCGGCCCCGGCCGCGGCACCATGATGTCGGACGCGCTGCGTGCGCTGCGCGTGCTGCCGCCGCTCTACCAGTCGCTCAGCATCCACCTCGTCGAAGTCAATCCGGTGCTGCGCGAGAAGCAGCGCGCGACGCTGACGGGCGTGCGCAACGTCACCTGGCACGACAGCATCGACGATGTGCCCGAGGGACCGGCGGTGATCCTCGCCAACGAATATTTCGACGTGCTGCCGGTGCACCAGATGGTCCGGCGCGAGACCGGCTGGCACGAGCGCACGGTCGGAATGGATGTCAATGGCAGCCTGTATTTCGCGCCTGCTGCCGAGCCGACGCCGCATTTCGAGGTGCTGCTGCCGCCGCTGGTGCGCGCCGCCCCGCTCGGCGCGGTGTTCGAGTGGCGGCCCGACAACGAGATCATGAAGCTGGCGACGCGGGTGCGCGACCAGGACGGCGCCGCGCTGATCATCGATTACGGCCATCTGCGCAGCGACGCCGGCGACACCTTCCAGGCGATCGCGCGCCACAGCTTCGCCGACCCCTTGAAGAACCCGGGGCAGGCCGACGTGACTGCGCATGTCGATTTCCAGGCGTTGGCGCAGGCTGCCGAGGATGTCGGCGCACATGTGCACGGGCCGGCAACCCAGGGCGATTTCCTCAAGCGTCTCGGCGTCGAGGCGCGGGCCGCCGGACTGATGGCCAAGGCGACGCCGGAGGTCTCCGCCGACGTCGCCAGCGCGCTGAAGCGCCTCACCGATTCCGGGCGCGGCGGGATGGGCTCGATGTTCAAGGTCATGGCCATCTCCGACCCGCGCCTCACCTCGATCGCAGGTCTCAGCGATCAGCCTGACGAGACCGAACAATGA
- the pgeF gene encoding peptidoglycan editing factor PgeF: MTLGSPLLSAIPGLRHAFFSREGGVSEGIYAGLNGGLGSHDDPAKVAENRRRMAAQLGVPSDHLISVHQVHSPDVVAVSGPWNGAARPKADALVTRTEGLAISVTTADCGPILFVDPHARVIGAAHAGWKGALTGVLESTIDAMEKLGAERGGIVAAIGPLIRKESYEVGNEFVTRFIEADAENGMFFMPTERDGHAMFDLAGFIRMRLENAGVLMIDDLGIDTYSDERCFSYRRSVHRKEADYGRHVHAIALEG; the protein is encoded by the coding sequence ATGACATTGGGATCACCGCTGCTGTCGGCCATTCCGGGCCTGCGCCACGCCTTCTTCTCGCGCGAGGGCGGCGTCTCCGAAGGCATCTATGCCGGCCTCAATGGCGGGCTCGGCTCGCACGACGATCCGGCCAAGGTCGCGGAGAACCGGCGGCGGATGGCGGCGCAACTCGGCGTGCCGTCCGACCATCTGATCAGCGTGCATCAGGTTCATTCGCCCGACGTCGTGGCCGTGAGCGGCCCGTGGAACGGCGCTGCGCGCCCGAAGGCCGATGCCCTCGTCACGCGCACCGAGGGCCTTGCGATCTCGGTCACGACGGCCGATTGCGGCCCGATCCTGTTCGTCGATCCCCATGCGCGGGTGATCGGCGCCGCGCATGCCGGCTGGAAGGGCGCGCTGACCGGCGTGCTGGAATCGACCATCGATGCGATGGAGAAGCTCGGTGCCGAGCGCGGCGGCATCGTCGCCGCGATCGGGCCGTTGATCCGCAAGGAATCCTACGAGGTCGGCAACGAATTCGTGACGCGCTTCATCGAGGCCGATGCCGAGAACGGCATGTTCTTCATGCCCACCGAGCGCGACGGTCATGCGATGTTCGATCTCGCCGGTTTCATCCGCATGCGGCTGGAGAACGCCGGCGTGCTGATGATCGACGACCTCGGCATCGACACCTATTCCGACGAGCGCTGCTTCAGCTATCGCCGCTCCGTGCACCGCAAGGAAGCCGATTACGGCCGCCACGTCCACGCCATCGCGCTGGAAGGCTGA
- a CDS encoding MerR family transcriptional regulator, whose protein sequence is MTQRTYSIGEAARLSGMSVRKLRFYSDQGLLPPAGRTASGYRVFTDDELVRLDLIRCLRDAGLGLDAIREVLTKELSLVEALKLRLDTLEAEIAAQRRVASALRAALRSPQLTEADLRRFLTMTQLSRAERRNVVERFFEKVSDGINIDRDWVRQMIETTVPELPDEPTPEQCDAWIELSAILNDPSFVANMRANASDVWDRDVLDPSAWQKASEPMLTRAQQAIADGLEPGSDTGKALAHEWMETSARLLGRQPDLAFRNWLRSKYALHDARAARYWELVAIMRGQPPCGSPNREWTWITEAMQHHLAD, encoded by the coding sequence ATGACACAACGCACCTACAGCATCGGCGAGGCGGCACGGCTCAGCGGAATGAGTGTTCGGAAGCTCCGCTTCTATTCGGATCAGGGCTTGCTGCCGCCGGCCGGCCGCACCGCGAGCGGCTATCGCGTCTTCACCGACGACGAACTGGTTCGCCTCGACCTGATCCGATGCCTGCGCGACGCGGGGCTCGGTCTCGACGCCATCCGTGAGGTCCTGACCAAGGAACTCTCGCTCGTCGAAGCACTGAAGCTCCGCCTCGATACGCTGGAAGCGGAGATCGCGGCGCAGCGCCGCGTCGCCTCGGCCCTGCGGGCTGCGTTGCGTTCACCGCAACTCACCGAAGCAGATTTGAGGAGATTCCTGACCATGACGCAGCTGTCCCGCGCTGAGCGCCGCAACGTCGTCGAACGCTTTTTTGAGAAAGTGTCCGACGGCATCAATATCGACCGCGACTGGGTGCGGCAGATGATCGAGACGACGGTGCCCGAATTGCCGGATGAGCCGACGCCCGAGCAATGCGATGCATGGATCGAACTGTCCGCGATCCTCAACGATCCGTCCTTTGTCGCCAACATGCGCGCCAATGCCAGCGACGTCTGGGATCGCGACGTGCTCGATCCCTCCGCCTGGCAAAAGGCCAGCGAGCCGATGCTGACGCGGGCGCAGCAGGCGATCGCCGATGGCCTCGAACCGGGTTCGGACACCGGCAAGGCGCTGGCCCATGAGTGGATGGAGACGTCGGCCCGGCTGCTGGGGCGACAGCCGGACCTCGCCTTCCGCAACTGGCTTCGCAGCAAATATGCGCTGCATGACGCACGCGCGGCCCGTTATTGGGAACTGGTCGCCATCATGCGCGGCCAGCCGCCCTGCGGCAGTCCCAACCGGGAATGGACCTGGATCACCGAGGCCATGCAGCATCATCTGGCCGACTGA
- a CDS encoding ribose-phosphate pyrophosphokinase, protein MSAKNGSIKLVAGNSNPALAQDIAKGLGIELTKAVVRRFADMEIFVEIQENVRGSDMFILQSTSFPANDNLMELLIITDALRRSSARRITAVIPYFGYARQDRRSGSRTPISAKLVANLIAHAGVDRVMTLDLHAGQIQGFFDIPTDNLFAAPLMVRDIRERFDLAKVMVVSPDVGGVARARGLAKRINTPLAIVDKRRERPGESEVMNVIGDVAGYNCILVDDIVDSGGTLVNAAEALIAHGAKEVSAYITHGVLSGGAAARIASSRLKELVITDSILPTEAVNKAPNIRTISIAGLIAEAIGRTAAEESVSSLFD, encoded by the coding sequence ATGTCGGCAAAGAACGGATCAATCAAGCTCGTCGCCGGCAACTCCAATCCTGCGCTGGCGCAGGACATCGCCAAGGGCCTTGGCATCGAACTGACCAAGGCCGTGGTCCGGCGTTTCGCCGACATGGAGATCTTCGTCGAGATCCAGGAGAACGTCCGCGGCTCGGACATGTTCATCCTGCAATCGACGTCGTTTCCGGCCAACGACAATTTGATGGAATTGCTGATCATCACCGACGCGCTGCGCCGTTCCTCGGCGCGCCGCATCACGGCGGTGATCCCCTATTTCGGCTACGCCAGGCAGGACCGCCGTTCCGGCTCGCGCACGCCGATCTCGGCCAAGCTGGTCGCCAACCTGATCGCCCATGCCGGCGTCGACCGCGTCATGACGCTCGACCTGCATGCCGGCCAGATCCAGGGCTTCTTCGATATCCCGACCGACAATCTGTTCGCGGCTCCCCTGATGGTGCGCGACATCCGTGAACGGTTCGACCTCGCCAAGGTGATGGTGGTGTCGCCCGACGTCGGCGGCGTGGCCCGTGCGCGCGGACTTGCCAAGCGCATCAACACCCCGCTCGCGATCGTCGACAAGCGCCGCGAGCGTCCGGGTGAGTCCGAGGTGATGAACGTGATCGGCGACGTCGCCGGTTACAATTGCATCCTGGTCGACGACATCGTCGACTCCGGCGGCACGCTGGTGAACGCCGCCGAGGCGCTGATCGCGCACGGCGCCAAGGAGGTCTCGGCCTACATCACCCACGGCGTGCTGTCCGGCGGCGCCGCCGCGCGCATCGCCTCGTCGCGGCTGAAGGAGCTGGTCATCACCGACTCGATCCTGCCGACGGAAGCCGTCAACAAGGCCCCGAACATCCGCACCATCTCGATCGCCGGCCTGATCGCCGAAGCGATCGGCCGTACCGCGGCGGAAGAGTCGGTCTCGAGCCTGTTCGATTGA
- a CDS encoding SDR family NAD(P)-dependent oxidoreductase yields the protein MTEQHSSDWLGLSGRVAVVTGGGGGIGRATAISFARAGAKVAALDRDERGLAETKAQLRAFGDSHLVASCDTTSEDNVADAADAVVRTLGACDILVNTAAVLRPGGLDTLPLAEWNAVLAVNLTGYFICAQAFGRQMRKAGRGSLIHVASIAASNAQGQSGAYSVSKAAVVMLSQQLAAEWGPHGIRSNVVSPGLVVTPMSQAFYDTPGVTERRTAVVPMRRIGAPQDMADATLFLASDRSSYVNGEEIIVDGGYARTLMSHVPRPGF from the coding sequence ATGACCGAACAACATTCCTCCGACTGGCTCGGCCTGTCGGGCCGCGTTGCCGTCGTCACCGGCGGGGGCGGTGGCATCGGCCGCGCCACCGCCATCAGCTTCGCGCGCGCCGGCGCCAAGGTCGCCGCGCTCGATCGCGACGAGCGTGGGTTGGCGGAGACCAAGGCCCAGCTTCGCGCGTTCGGCGATAGCCATCTCGTCGCAAGCTGCGACACGACGAGCGAAGATAATGTCGCTGATGCCGCTGACGCCGTCGTGCGCACGCTCGGTGCTTGCGACATCCTCGTCAACACCGCCGCAGTGCTGCGGCCCGGCGGGCTCGATACGCTGCCGCTCGCGGAGTGGAACGCGGTGCTGGCGGTGAACCTCACCGGCTACTTCATCTGCGCGCAGGCGTTCGGCCGCCAGATGCGCAAGGCAGGACGTGGCAGCCTGATCCACGTCGCCTCGATCGCGGCCAGCAACGCGCAGGGCCAGAGCGGCGCCTATAGCGTCAGCAAGGCCGCCGTCGTGATGCTCTCGCAGCAGCTCGCTGCCGAATGGGGACCGCATGGCATCCGCAGCAATGTGGTCAGCCCCGGTCTCGTCGTCACGCCGATGAGCCAGGCATTCTACGATACGCCAGGGGTTACCGAGCGGCGCACCGCCGTGGTGCCGATGCGCCGGATCGGCGCGCCGCAGGACATGGCGGACGCCACCCTGTTCCTGGCGAGCGACAGGTCGTCCTACGTCAATGGCGAGGAGATCATCGTCGATGGCGGCTACGCGCGAACGCTGATGAGCCACGTGCCGCGGCCGGGGTTTTAG
- a CDS encoding 6,7-dimethyl-8-ribityllumazine synthase, translating into MNQMLQDAEIQDAEVQTPQSEHAPDTPADPPVPEHPHFAKPQRVAFVQSSWHRDVVEECRISFLKEIEAHHITNVDVFEVPGSFEIPLHAQLLAKTRRYTAIVAAGLVVDGGIYRHEFVADTVIKALMDVQLRTEVPVFSAVLTPQQFHETEVHYDFFRKHFVIKGIEVAEACANTLHSLERLRGQVAAGIPG; encoded by the coding sequence ATGAATCAGATGTTGCAAGACGCTGAAATCCAAGACGCTGAAGTCCAAACCCCGCAGTCGGAGCATGCTCCCGACACGCCGGCTGATCCGCCGGTGCCGGAGCATCCGCACTTCGCCAAGCCGCAGCGCGTTGCCTTCGTACAGTCGTCCTGGCACCGCGACGTGGTGGAGGAGTGTCGCATCTCGTTCCTGAAGGAGATCGAGGCGCATCACATCACCAATGTCGACGTGTTCGAGGTGCCGGGCTCGTTCGAGATCCCGCTGCACGCGCAGTTGCTGGCGAAGACACGCCGCTACACCGCGATCGTGGCGGCCGGGCTGGTCGTCGATGGTGGCATCTACCGCCACGAATTCGTCGCCGACACCGTGATCAAGGCGCTGATGGATGTGCAATTGCGCACCGAGGTGCCGGTGTTCTCGGCGGTGCTGACGCCGCAGCAATTCCACGAGACCGAGGTGCATTACGACTTCTTCCGCAAGCACTTCGTGATCAAGGGGATCGAGGTCGCGGAAGCCTGCGCCAACACGCTGCACAGCCTGGAACGTCTGCGCGGCCAGGTCGCCGCCGGGATTCCCGGCTAA
- a CDS encoding YbjN domain-containing protein: protein MSLLESIIDSRNNPLAVVEDIATDNNWAFERSGEDEVTIVSKGDWIDYQLSFTWMGEIDALHLACAFDMKMPQARRAEVQRLVAAINEQLWVGHFDLWTHTGMVMHRQALVLPGGLTASTAQCEAMVVNAIHACERYYPAFQFVVWAGKSTAEAMAAAMFDTEGEA, encoded by the coding sequence ATGTCCCTCCTCGAAAGCATTATCGATTCCCGGAACAACCCGCTTGCGGTGGTCGAAGATATCGCCACCGACAACAACTGGGCGTTCGAGCGTTCTGGCGAAGACGAGGTGACGATCGTCTCCAAGGGAGACTGGATCGACTATCAGCTCTCGTTCACCTGGATGGGTGAGATCGATGCGCTGCATCTCGCCTGCGCCTTCGACATGAAGATGCCGCAGGCGCGACGCGCCGAGGTGCAGCGTCTGGTCGCCGCGATCAACGAACAATTATGGGTCGGCCATTTCGACCTGTGGACCCACACCGGCATGGTGATGCACCGCCAGGCGCTGGTGCTGCCCGGCGGCCTCACCGCTTCCACCGCGCAGTGCGAGGCCATGGTGGTCAATGCGATCCACGCCTGCGAGCGCTATTACCCGGCGTTCCAGTTCGTGGTGTGGGCCGGCAAGTCGACCGCCGAGGCGATGGCGGCGGCGATGTTCGACACCGAGGGCGAAGCATAA
- the proC gene encoding pyrroline-5-carboxylate reductase, whose translation MVVTAVNTSSSSLKGSSGTIALAGAGKMGGAMLTGWLAQGLSPQQVVVIDPHLSPDISALGARGVRLNPQAKEIGTVDTLVVAVKPQSFRDAGAALKALVGPSTLVVSIMAGTTMSVLEEVVGGAVVRAMPNTPAAIGRGITVAVPAKRVTAAQRAMTDALLKATGLVEWVDDESLMDAVTAVSGSGPAYVFLLAEELARAGVAAGLPEGLATTLARATVAGSGELLHRSDLPSATLRQNVTSPGGTTAAALEVLMANDGLQPLMTRAIAAATRRSKELAK comes from the coding sequence ATGGTGGTGACAGCCGTGAACACATCCAGCAGCTCGTTGAAAGGTTCATCCGGCACCATCGCGCTCGCGGGCGCGGGCAAGATGGGCGGCGCGATGCTGACCGGTTGGCTCGCGCAGGGCCTTTCGCCGCAGCAGGTCGTGGTGATCGATCCGCACCTTTCACCTGATATCTCCGCGCTCGGCGCAAGGGGCGTGCGGCTCAATCCGCAGGCGAAGGAGATCGGCACGGTCGACACGCTCGTCGTCGCCGTGAAGCCGCAATCGTTCCGCGACGCCGGCGCCGCGCTGAAGGCCCTCGTCGGTCCCTCGACGCTGGTGGTCTCGATCATGGCCGGCACGACCATGTCAGTTCTTGAAGAGGTGGTCGGCGGCGCTGTCGTGCGCGCGATGCCGAACACGCCGGCGGCGATCGGCCGCGGCATCACGGTCGCGGTGCCGGCAAAGCGCGTCACCGCCGCGCAGCGCGCCATGACGGATGCACTGCTGAAGGCAACCGGTCTCGTCGAATGGGTCGACGATGAGAGCCTGATGGACGCGGTGACCGCGGTCTCCGGCTCCGGGCCGGCCTATGTCTTCCTGCTCGCCGAAGAACTGGCCCGCGCCGGCGTCGCGGCCGGCCTGCCCGAAGGGCTCGCGACCACGCTGGCGCGTGCGACCGTCGCCGGCTCCGGCGAGCTGCTGCACCGCTCCGATCTGCCGTCGGCGACGTTGCGGCAAAACGTCACCTCACCCGGCGGCACCACGGCCGCGGCGCTGGAGGTGCTGATGGCGAATGATGGCCTGCAACCGCTGATGACCCGCGCAATTGCCGCAGCGACGCGGCGCTCGAAGGAATTGGCGAAGTAG
- a CDS encoding thioesterase family protein, which produces MDARDFIKIGMSAERMLVVPPERTVGHFVPGMPMVYATPMMILEMEMASGDAIRAALQPGWVTVGTEVDIRHLAAALVGATVRTTAKVIAVERRVIRFEVEAFEGTRKLGEGRHARGLINVESFNKRLAGTSAQA; this is translated from the coding sequence ATGGACGCACGTGACTTCATCAAGATCGGCATGAGCGCCGAGCGCATGCTGGTGGTGCCGCCGGAGCGCACGGTCGGGCATTTCGTGCCGGGCATGCCGATGGTCTATGCGACGCCGATGATGATCCTCGAGATGGAGATGGCGTCGGGCGATGCCATCCGCGCGGCGTTGCAGCCCGGCTGGGTCACGGTCGGGACCGAGGTCGATATCCGCCATCTGGCGGCAGCGCTTGTCGGTGCCACCGTGCGCACCACCGCGAAAGTGATCGCGGTCGAGCGCCGCGTGATCCGCTTCGAGGTCGAGGCTTTCGAAGGCACGCGCAAGCTCGGCGAAGGCCGCCACGCGCGCGGCCTGATCAATGTCGAGAGTTTCAACAAGCGGCTGGCCGGGACTTCGGCGCAGGCGTAG
- a CDS encoding tautomerase family protein encodes MPEITVSMAAGRTDEQKLGMMRDITQALVKNLGVDADAVVIQINEAPLHHKMKGGKSFVERAAAAKK; translated from the coding sequence ATGCCTGAGATCACCGTGAGCATGGCCGCCGGCCGCACCGACGAGCAGAAGCTCGGCATGATGCGCGACATCACCCAGGCGCTGGTGAAGAACCTCGGCGTCGATGCCGACGCCGTCGTGATCCAGATCAACGAGGCGCCGCTGCATCACAAGATGAAGGGCGGCAAGTCGTTCGTCGAGCGCGCGGCGGCGGCGAAGAAATAA
- the hisS gene encoding histidine--tRNA ligase: MAEKPKKPQKLKARLPRGLEDRGPAAINATRAMVEKIRAVYELYGFEPVETPAMEYTDALGKFLPDQDRPNEGVFSFQDDDEQWISLRYDLTAPLARYVAENFDALPKPYRSYRFGYVFRNEKPGPGRFRQFMQFDADTVGSATPAADAEICMMAADTMEALGIPRGSYVVKVNNRKVLDGVLEAIGLGGEQNAGRRLTVLRAIDKLDKFSADEVRKLLGPGRWDGGEEGKGDFTKGAELSPADADIVLAVTQQRDDWKQAIAAAETHLAKSEIGQAGVSELEEIAKLVAASGYGADRIRIDPTVVRGLEYYTGPVYEVELLLDTKDEKGRPVRFGSVGGGGRYDGLVSRFRGEPVPATGFSIGVSRLQAALTMLGQLDSQAEFGPVVVTVFDRDRVADYQKMVAELRQAGIRAELYLGNPKNMGNQLKYADRRNSPCVIIQGSDEKARGEVQIKDLIEGAKAAAAIASNQEWRETRPAQFSCAEADLVAKVREVLARHGVNWG; the protein is encoded by the coding sequence ATGGCCGAAAAACCCAAAAAGCCCCAGAAACTGAAGGCGCGCCTGCCGCGCGGACTGGAAGATCGCGGCCCGGCCGCGATCAACGCCACGCGGGCGATGGTCGAGAAGATCCGCGCCGTCTACGAGCTCTACGGCTTCGAGCCGGTGGAGACGCCGGCGATGGAATACACCGACGCGCTCGGCAAGTTCCTGCCCGACCAGGACCGGCCCAACGAGGGCGTGTTCTCGTTCCAGGATGACGACGAGCAGTGGATCTCGCTGCGCTACGACCTCACCGCGCCGCTGGCGCGCTATGTTGCCGAGAATTTCGACGCGCTGCCGAAGCCATACCGGTCCTATCGGTTCGGCTATGTGTTCCGCAACGAGAAGCCCGGTCCCGGCCGCTTCCGCCAGTTCATGCAGTTCGACGCCGACACGGTCGGCTCGGCGACGCCTGCGGCCGACGCCGAGATCTGCATGATGGCGGCCGACACGATGGAAGCGCTCGGCATTCCGCGCGGCTCCTATGTCGTCAAGGTGAACAACCGCAAGGTGCTCGACGGTGTGCTCGAGGCGATTGGTCTCGGCGGCGAGCAGAATGCGGGCCGTCGCCTCACCGTGCTGCGTGCGATCGACAAGCTCGACAAGTTTTCCGCCGATGAAGTCCGCAAGCTGCTTGGACCCGGGCGATGGGATGGTGGTGAAGAGGGCAAGGGCGACTTCACCAAGGGCGCCGAGCTGAGCCCGGCGGATGCCGATATCGTGCTCGCCGTCACGCAACAGCGCGACGACTGGAAACAGGCGATCGCCGCGGCGGAGACCCATCTGGCGAAGAGCGAGATTGGCCAGGCCGGCGTGAGCGAGCTCGAAGAGATCGCAAAACTGGTTGCGGCGTCCGGCTATGGGGCGGATCGCATCCGCATCGATCCCACTGTCGTCCGCGGCCTCGAATACTACACCGGCCCGGTCTACGAGGTTGAGCTTCTGCTCGACACCAAGGACGAGAAGGGCCGACCGGTGCGGTTCGGCTCGGTCGGCGGCGGTGGCCGCTATGATGGCCTGGTCTCGCGCTTCCGCGGCGAGCCGGTGCCGGCGACCGGTTTCTCGATCGGCGTGTCGCGCTTGCAGGCCGCGCTGACGATGCTCGGTCAGCTCGACTCGCAAGCCGAGTTCGGTCCCGTCGTCGTCACCGTGTTCGATCGCGACCGCGTCGCCGACTATCAGAAGATGGTCGCCGAGCTGCGCCAGGCCGGCATCCGCGCCGAGCTCTATCTCGGCAATCCGAAGAACATGGGCAACCAGCTCAAATATGCCGACCGCCGCAACTCGCCCTGCGTCATCATCCAGGGCTCGGACGAGAAGGCGCGCGGCGAGGTGCAGATCAAGGATCTGATCGAGGGCGCCAAGGCTGCGGCCGCGATCGCCTCCAATCAGGAATGGCGTGAAACGCGGCCGGCGCAGTTTTCCTGTGCCGAGGCCGATCTGGTCGCCAAGGTCCGCGAGGTCCTGGCGCGGCACGGCGTGAACTGGGGATAG